In a single window of the Agrobacterium fabrum str. C58 genome:
- a CDS encoding ABC transporter ATP-binding protein, translated as MIIASQISKSYGDTLVVDGVSVSIPAGGVTSIIGPNGAGKSTLLSIVARLMSMDTGTVTVDGLDVTKTPSETLAKRLSILRQDNHISSRLTVRDLVGFGRYPYSKGRPTIEDKVHIDRALEYLHLENLAGRFLDELSGGQRQRAFVAMVLCQDTDYVLLDEPLNNLDMKHASGMMKIMRRAADELKKTVVLVLHDINFASWYSDTIIAMREGRICHQGPADGIISPDILEDIYDMPIRVEEIDGRRICLFYE; from the coding sequence ATGATCATCGCCAGTCAGATCAGCAAATCCTATGGCGATACGCTCGTCGTCGACGGTGTCTCCGTCTCCATTCCGGCAGGCGGCGTCACCTCCATCATCGGCCCGAACGGGGCGGGAAAATCGACGCTGCTCTCCATCGTGGCGCGACTGATGTCGATGGACACGGGAACCGTCACGGTGGACGGGCTGGATGTGACCAAAACCCCGTCAGAGACGCTGGCGAAGCGGCTCTCCATTCTGCGGCAGGACAACCACATCTCCTCGCGGCTGACGGTGCGCGACCTCGTCGGTTTCGGCCGCTACCCCTATTCCAAGGGCCGTCCCACCATTGAGGACAAGGTCCATATCGACCGGGCGCTGGAATATCTGCATCTCGAAAACCTGGCCGGCCGGTTTCTGGATGAGCTTTCCGGCGGCCAGCGCCAGCGCGCCTTCGTGGCCATGGTGCTGTGTCAGGATACGGATTACGTACTGCTCGACGAACCGCTCAACAATCTCGACATGAAACATGCTTCCGGCATGATGAAGATCATGCGCCGCGCCGCAGACGAGCTGAAGAAAACAGTGGTTCTGGTGCTGCACGACATCAACTTCGCCTCCTGGTATTCCGACACCATCATCGCCATGCGCGAAGGCCGTATATGCCACCAGGGGCCGGCAGACGGGATCATCAGCCCTGATATCCTTGAGGATATCTACGACATGCCGATCCGCGTCGAAGAGATAGACGGCCGCCGCATCTGCCTGTTTTACGAATGA